TGGACCGGCAGGCAGGAGGACGGGGGATGGGCGCCGTGGCGCGCGGGTTCGGCTGGCTCCTGATGGTGGTGGCCGCGCTCATCGTATTCTTCGCCGCACTGCTGGTCGTGGAGCCGCTGGGCTGGGGCGCCGGCGAGGATTTCGATCCCTCGATGCTGGCGATGGCGGTCGGCGTGATCGTCCTCGGCGGTCTTCTGGGCGCCTTGGGCGCGTACCTGGCCTTCGCCCGCCGCTGGGCTCGCTGACCGACGCGGCCTCCGCACGCAAAATTTATGTCTCTGAAGTCGCGCTGGTATGATGCCCCGCATGATGACATTTGGAACGGCCCTGCGCCTGATCGCGATCACGCTCGTTGTGGTGCTGATGGTGACGATCGCCACGCCGGAGAAGGCGGAGGCGATGGATCCGTTTACCATCATGGCCATCCTCGGCGCCGCGGCCGTCGTCGCCATCATCGTCGCGTACCTGATCATCGCCAACACGCGCGGTCCCAAGATGGAGAAGGACGACGCCGGGATGCGCGGGCCGGTGATGGTCGCCTGTGTCGAGGTGGAAGGGCAGCCGCGCAGCTGCTGGGCGGTGGACCATCCCGAGCAGAAGATCGCCCCCGAGGACATTCAGCCCGTGGCGCCGGTCACGGGGTTCGCGACGCCGGCGCTCGCTCCGCAGAGCTAGCTTTCCTCGCCCGCCCGCTTCTGAAAGGACCGTCATGGCGCATCAGTTTGTCTTCACGCTGAAAGACCTCCGCAAGATCGTCCCGCCCAAGCGCGAGATCCTGCGCGGCATCTGGCTCTCCTTCTACCCGGGCGCGAAGATCGGCGTGCTGGGCAGTAACGGCGCGGGCAAGTCGACGCTCCTCCGCATCATGGCCGGCGTGGACAATGACTTCCTCGGCGAAGTGTGGCGCGCCCCCGACATGAAGATCGGCTACCTGCCCCAGGAGCCCGAGCTCGACCCCGCCAAGGACGTGCGCGGCAACGTGGAGGAGGGCGTGGCCGAGGTGCGCGGGCTCCTCACGCGCTTCGACGAGATCAACGCGCGGCTGGGCGAGCCTATCGATGGTGACGAGATGGAGAAGCTGCTCGAGGAGCAGGCGCAGGTCCAGGACGCCATCGAGTCGCGCAACGGCTGGGACCTCGACCGTACGGTCGAGATCGCCATGGACGCCCTCCGCGTGCCCGAGGGCGCCCAGGACGTGGCCACGCTGTCCGGCGGCGAGCGGCGCCGCGTGGCCCTCTGCCGGCTGCTCCTCTCCAAGCCCGACGTGCTCCTCCTCGACGAGCCCACCAACCACCTCGACGCGGAGTCGGTGGCCTGGCTCGAGCGCTTCCTCAAGGAATACCCGGGCACCGTGGTGGCGATCACCCACGACCGCTACTTCCTCGACAACGTGGCGGGCTGGATCCTCGAGCTCGACCGCGGAGCCGGCATCCCGTGGGAGGGGAACTACTCCTCGTGGCTCGAGCAGAAGAAGGAGCGGCTCGCCGTCGAGGAGAAGCAGGAGTCGGCGCGGCAACGCACGCTCGAGCACGAGCTCGAGTGGGTGCGCATGGCGCCGCGCGCGCGCCACGCCAAGTCCAAGGCCCGCCTGGAGGCGTACGAGACCCTCCTCGCGGAGGGCGCGCAGGCGCGGGAAGGCGCCGCCGAGATCATCATCCCCAACGGGCCGCGGCTGGGGGACGTGGTGGTGCAGGCCGACAAGGTCGTGAAGGGCTACGGAGACCTGCTGCTCGTCGACGGGCTCACCTTCAGCCTGCCGCGCGGCGGCATCGTGGGCGTGATCGGGGCCAACGGCGCGGGCAAGACCACGCTGTTCCGGATGATCACGGGGCAAGAGAAGCCCGACGCGGGCGCGCTCAAGGTCGGCGATTCGGTGAGGCTCGGCTACGTCGATCAGAGCCGTGACGCGCTCGATCCCGCCAAGAGCGTGTGGGCGGAGATCTCCGGCGGCGCCGAGCAGCTCCAGCTCGGCACCCGCCAGATGGCGTCCCGCGCGTACGTGGCGTCGTTCAACTTCAAGGGCTCGGACCAGCAGAAGCGGGTGGGCGATCTCTCCGGCGGCGAGCGGAACCGGGTGCATCTGGCCAAGATGCTCAAGGCCGGCGCCAACCTTCTGCTCCTCGACGAGCCCACCAATGACCTCGACGTGGACACCCTCCGCGCCCTCGAGGACGCGCTGCTCTCCTTCGCCGGCTGCGTGGTGGTGATCAGCCACGATCGCTGGTTCCTCGATCGCATCGCCACGCACATGCTCGCCTTCGAGGGCGACAGCCAGGTGG
This is a stretch of genomic DNA from Candidatus Methylomirabilota bacterium. It encodes these proteins:
- the ettA gene encoding energy-dependent translational throttle protein EttA gives rise to the protein MAHQFVFTLKDLRKIVPPKREILRGIWLSFYPGAKIGVLGSNGAGKSTLLRIMAGVDNDFLGEVWRAPDMKIGYLPQEPELDPAKDVRGNVEEGVAEVRGLLTRFDEINARLGEPIDGDEMEKLLEEQAQVQDAIESRNGWDLDRTVEIAMDALRVPEGAQDVATLSGGERRRVALCRLLLSKPDVLLLDEPTNHLDAESVAWLERFLKEYPGTVVAITHDRYFLDNVAGWILELDRGAGIPWEGNYSSWLEQKKERLAVEEKQESARQRTLEHELEWVRMAPRARHAKSKARLEAYETLLAEGAQAREGAAEIIIPNGPRLGDVVVQADKVVKGYGDLLLVDGLTFSLPRGGIVGVIGANGAGKTTLFRMITGQEKPDAGALKVGDSVRLGYVDQSRDALDPAKSVWAEISGGAEQLQLGTRQMASRAYVASFNFKGSDQQKRVGDLSGGERNRVHLAKMLKAGANLLLLDEPTNDLDVDTLRALEDALLSFAGCVVVISHDRWFLDRIATHMLAFEGDSQVVWFEGNYQDYEADRRKRLGAAAEQPHRLKYKPLSRG